From a region of the Paenibacillus sp. FSL R10-2734 genome:
- a CDS encoding glycoside hydrolase family 43 protein: MKYNNPIIPGFYPDPSICRVGEDYYLVNSSFAYTPGIPIWHSKDLVHWKQIGYCLTREAQLQFDESVVSGGVWAPTIRHHDGRFYMVTTNQDSGGHFYVWTDDPAGEWSDPIYVDQEGIDPSLFFDDGKVYFTSTGTKQGMGIYQCEIDIETGLKLSDSRLIWTGSGGKFPEGPHLYKVNGYYYLMCAEGGTEYGHMETIARSKSPYGPYEASPHNPILTHRSSDYPIQATGHGDLVETQDGSWWAVFLGIRPVGYPYRHHLGRETFLAPVQWTDDGWPMIGDNGVVGLEMEAGTLPSVPWEEETAIDNFDESALRMNWNFIRNPKKVEWSLQERAGWLALRGSDVRLSEKGTPAFIGTRQQHFDCEISTKLEFNPLEDDEAGLVVFMDQKYHYAIGLTQVEGRNVISLRRQVGSISDIKHSAPFEGTVVEFRIQALPEKYSFSYRGADQVWHLLGESETHLISTEVAGGFTGVFFGMYNFSTHRTTAYFDRIVLQTRDFSRELENFGQGVL; the protein is encoded by the coding sequence ATGAAATATAACAATCCGATAATACCAGGTTTTTACCCAGATCCAAGCATATGCAGGGTAGGTGAAGATTATTATTTGGTCAACAGTTCATTTGCTTACACTCCGGGAATACCCATTTGGCATAGTAAAGATTTAGTCCATTGGAAGCAGATCGGATATTGCTTAACACGTGAAGCCCAGCTTCAATTTGATGAATCAGTCGTGTCTGGTGGGGTGTGGGCACCAACCATTCGTCATCATGACGGTAGATTCTACATGGTGACTACGAATCAGGATAGCGGTGGGCACTTCTACGTTTGGACGGATGATCCAGCAGGTGAATGGTCGGATCCCATTTATGTGGATCAAGAGGGGATTGATCCATCCTTGTTTTTTGACGATGGAAAAGTTTATTTTACAAGCACTGGCACCAAGCAAGGCATGGGAATCTACCAATGTGAGATTGATATTGAAACAGGCCTTAAGTTGAGCGATTCTCGCTTGATATGGACAGGCAGCGGCGGTAAATTTCCCGAAGGACCACATCTTTATAAAGTTAATGGCTATTATTATTTAATGTGTGCAGAAGGCGGGACAGAATATGGACATATGGAGACTATAGCAAGAAGTAAGTCACCCTATGGGCCATATGAAGCTTCTCCACACAATCCCATTTTGACTCACCGGAGTTCAGATTATCCTATACAAGCTACTGGACATGGCGATCTAGTAGAAACACAGGATGGTAGCTGGTGGGCCGTATTTCTGGGGATTCGACCGGTAGGATATCCTTACCGTCATCATCTGGGCAGAGAGACGTTCCTTGCTCCAGTCCAGTGGACGGATGATGGATGGCCGATGATTGGGGATAACGGTGTTGTAGGACTAGAAATGGAAGCTGGTACACTTCCATCAGTTCCTTGGGAAGAAGAGACAGCAATCGATAACTTCGATGAATCTGCTCTAAGAATGAACTGGAATTTTATTCGCAATCCTAAAAAGGTAGAGTGGTCTTTGCAGGAACGGGCAGGTTGGTTAGCATTGCGTGGGTCGGATGTGAGATTGAGTGAAAAGGGAACGCCAGCGTTTATTGGTACCAGACAGCAGCACTTCGATTGTGAAATCTCCACTAAACTGGAGTTTAACCCTCTAGAAGATGACGAAGCGGGTCTTGTTGTTTTTATGGATCAGAAATATCACTACGCGATCGGACTGACCCAGGTAGAAGGTAGAAATGTTATCTCGCTGCGAAGACAAGTGGGAAGTATAAGTGACATCAAACATTCAGCACCATTCGAAGGCACAGTCGTAGAGTTTAGAATTCAAGCATTGCCGGAGAAATATTCGTTTTCATATCGAGGTGCAGATCAGGTATGGCATTTATTGGGTGAATCGGAGACGCACTTGATTTCTACGGAAGTGGCAGGTGGTTTTACTGGTGTTTTCTTCGGGATGTATAACTTTTCTACCCATCGAACAACCGCTTATTTTGATAGAATAGTTTTGCAAACCCGTGACTTTAGTCGTGAGTTAGAAAACTTCGGACAAGGCGTGTTATAG
- a CDS encoding helix-turn-helix domain-containing protein, producing the protein MSEFYLDWFTSDQKFPFFIQYGFHDNDTDLHRHADFSELVIVLSGTATHIVNTEESFIKKGNVFVINGSTPHAFKDPHDFRICNIMYKPEMLSTAGSDLRTSNGYQALFVLEPLYRYKYAYTSKLSLPIPMLEYVSSLIADMIEEYSNRLQGYQTLLVSRFMELVVYLSRHYEKQDKGSQDNHLIHLANALSFMEDHYLEALSLDQIAKHSGISVRHLNRIFRAYYQTTPISYLHRLRLERACSLLKHSDFSIIQISHESGFSDSNYFTRQFTKTYGMSPKAYRKKT; encoded by the coding sequence TTGAGCGAATTTTATTTGGACTGGTTTACATCGGATCAGAAGTTTCCATTCTTTATTCAATACGGCTTTCATGACAATGATACTGACCTTCACAGACATGCGGACTTTTCAGAGCTCGTAATTGTCTTAAGTGGTACAGCTACACATATCGTTAATACGGAAGAATCATTCATCAAGAAGGGGAATGTCTTTGTGATTAATGGTTCAACTCCGCATGCTTTTAAAGATCCTCATGATTTTAGGATCTGCAATATTATGTACAAGCCTGAAATGCTATCGACGGCTGGGTCGGATCTGCGGACATCCAACGGCTATCAGGCACTATTTGTGTTGGAACCGTTATATCGTTATAAATACGCCTACACTAGTAAACTAAGCTTGCCGATTCCTATGCTGGAGTACGTCTCTTCCCTCATTGCCGACATGATTGAAGAATATAGTAACAGGCTTCAGGGATATCAGACTCTGCTCGTCTCAAGGTTCATGGAACTGGTTGTCTATTTATCAAGGCATTATGAGAAACAGGATAAAGGGAGTCAGGACAATCATCTGATCCATTTAGCGAACGCGCTCTCTTTTATGGAAGACCATTATCTTGAGGCGTTGTCGCTGGATCAAATCGCCAAACACTCAGGTATATCGGTAAGACACCTGAACCGGATCTTTCGCGCTTACTATCAGACGACGCCTATCTCCTATCTCCATCGTTTGCGTCTGGAACGGGCTTGCAGTTTGTTGAAGCATTCTGACTTCAGTATTATTCAAATCTCACATGAAAGCGGGTTTAGCGATAGCAATTATTTCACTCGACAATTCACCAAAACCTACGGGATGTCTCCCAAGGCGTATCGAAAAAAGACATAA
- a CDS encoding MerR family transcriptional regulator, giving the protein MTITEVSEQFNLTPDTLRYYERIGIIPRVNRNKSGNRDYTEEDCRWIEHIKCMRGIGLPVEILIKYVELYRQGDTADHARVELLIEQRKQLLSRMEEMNRVLERMDEKIERLSNQ; this is encoded by the coding sequence ATGACCATTACAGAAGTAAGTGAACAATTCAATCTGACACCGGATACGCTCCGCTATTATGAACGCATCGGAATTATCCCACGTGTGAATCGCAATAAAAGCGGAAACAGAGACTATACGGAAGAAGACTGCAGGTGGATTGAGCATATCAAATGTATGCGAGGTATTGGACTTCCCGTTGAAATATTGATTAAGTATGTTGAGTTGTATAGACAGGGAGATACGGCTGATCATGCTAGAGTAGAACTCCTGATTGAGCAGCGGAAGCAACTCTTATCTAGAATGGAAGAGATGAATAGAGTATTGGAACGAATGGATGAAAAAATTGAACGATTGAGTAACCAATAA